In bacterium, the sequence GTTGCCGAGGGATTCGATGTGGGCGATCACGTCGATGATCGCGGTGTCGTCGGCCAGGGTCCCGACCATCGCCTGCATCGCGACACCGTAGGGATCTCCGGCGCCCGAACCGCGAACCTTGTCGCGGTACTTCTGGATCGAAGAGAGGAGGTACCAGTCGGACTGGCCGGTCAGCGGCGGCGCGCCCATCCCCTGATTGCCCTCCGCCGCGGCGCCGTGGCAACCGCTGCAGACCGCGTAGTAGCCCGCGCCGAGCGCGGCGTTGCCCTCTTCCTCGAGCTGCTTTTCGAGCGGGGCCGGCGGCATGCTCGCGACGTACGCGGCGACCGCCTTCTGGTCCGCTTCCGACCGGAGCCACTGGGACATGGGGTACATGCGGAGACCGCCGGTGTCCTGGGCGTGGAGCCCACGGATTCCGTTGGCGAAGTTCTTCAGCTGCATCTCGACGTACCACTCGGGCATGCCGGCGATCGCGGGGGCGAGCGCCTCGCGGCTGCCGCCGCCGTCGGCCATGTGGCACTGGGTGCAGAGCGCGTAGAGTTCCTCGCCGCGGGCGAGGTCACCGTCTTCCGCGATCGCGACGCCGGCAGAGGCAATCGCGATCATCGCGGTAGCGAACGCGCGAATCGTCTTGTGTGCGAAGAGTTTCCCGAACAAGGTCTTTCCTCTTTCTCTAACTAGGCCCGGATCCGTCGGGGCCCGCAATCAACCTTCGGAGCCGTGCCGTCGCCCAACCTTCCACGATGGGCCACGGCACATCTTGGCGCATGTCGTCGGATCGAAGGAGGACGATCCGGGGGGACATACACGCGAATGTGACGATCTCTCGGGAGGGGAGTGGCTCGGAGAGCACTCGGCACGGGGCCTGATCTCCGAAATGAAACGGGTAGCGGGAGGTCTGTCGTCCGCGGGGTAGCCCATGGCTCGCTCCCCGGTCAAGGGAGATCGCGGGCCGGTGGGCGCTCCGGCGGTTCGCGAACAGCATAGCGTCACGCCGTCCCGACGGGATCGCGCCGGAAGTGAAAAGTCGTCCATCGGCGCGGCTTTCCGTTGCCCTCCGCAACGATCCGCTGCACCAATGATCAGCCCCCCGGACTCGGGGGATTGAACGGATAGAGCAGCAGATAGATCAGCACTCCGGTAACGGACACATACAGCCAGATCGGCCATGCGATCCGCGCGATCCGGCGATGTCGCTCGCGGTCGTCGCGCAGTCCCAGGCGGATCAACAAGAGGGCGAACACCGGCACGGACATGGCCAGGGTCACGTGGGATCCGAGCAACACCAGGTACGCGGTCTTGCCCCAGCCTTCGACGTTGAAGGTCGTGTTCTCGAAATCCTTTGAGACCTTGTGTCCCACGTATAAGAGAAGGAAGAGCGTCGAGACGCCGAAGGCGGAGAGCATCACCCGGCGATGGCGCTCCACCTCGCCCCGCTTCACCAGCTGCCGCCCATAGACGAGGAGCGCCATCGAGGTCGCGTTGAGGGCCGCGTTGATCGGCGGAATCAGCGAAAAGTCCATAATTGTCGGCACCTTAGCAGCTCGTTGGCGCGCGACGACGCAACCCGGCGCTGCGCTGCGGCGCGCCGCACGCCCCACCTTCGAGGGTGGATGGGATGGGCCCCGCCCGATCCGCTCAGATGAATTCGAGCGCCCGCTCGAAGAGCGCGACGGTCGTCGCGTGCAGCAGATCGCCGATCGGCTTCGGCGCCCGCCCGGCACACGCGCGGGCGTGGCTTCCTTCGAGGATGATGCCGAGCCGGTAGGCCGCGAGGACGACGTACCAGTCGATCTCCACCAGGTCCCGCGTGGAGTGTTCGCCGTAGCACTCGATCAAATCCTGCGTGCTCGGCAGACCGTCGAGGCTCCCGGAAGAGGCGCTCGCGCCGCCCAGCGGCGACCGCCCCTGCTCGTCGGGCCACCCGATGATGAGCGCGCCGAGGTCGAGGAGCGGATCGCCGATCGTGGCCAGCTCCCAGTCGACGATCGCCGCCAGCTCGGGGCCGTCGTGTCGGAACATCACGTTGCCGATGTGGTAGTCGCCGTGCAGGATGCCGGGCGGGCCGTCGGGGGGACGATTCGCCTCCAGCCATTCCGCGACGCGGTCGACCCCCGGAATCTCCGGGCCCGGATATCCGTCGAGCTCCGAGTAGCTCTCGAGCTGGTGCCGCCAGCGCGAGACCTGTCGCTCGAGGTAGCCCTCGGGTCGACCGAGCCCGTCGAGACCGACCGCCAGGTAGTCGACCATGCCGAGACGCGCGACGCTCCGCGCCATCGAGAAGCCCATCTCGCGCTTGATCGCCGGGTCGCCCGCGTGGAGCTCGGGCAGGCCGCTCCCGATTCCCCAGCCGTCGACCGGCTCCATCAGATAGAAGGCCGCGCCGATCAGCGCCTCGTCGGGA encodes:
- a CDS encoding c-type cytochrome; this encodes MIAIASAGVAIAEDGDLARGEELYALCTQCHMADGGGSREALAPAIAGMPEWYVEMQLKNFANGIRGLHAQDTGGLRMYPMSQWLRSEADQKAVAAYVASMPPAPLEKQLEEEGNAALGAGYYAVCSGCHGAAAEGNQGMGAPPLTGQSDWYLLSSIQKYRDKVRGSGAGDPYGVAMQAMVGTLADDTAIIDVIAHIESLGN
- a CDS encoding DUF420 domain-containing protein, translated to MDFSLIPPINAALNATSMALLVYGRQLVKRGEVERHRRVMLSAFGVSTLFLLLYVGHKVSKDFENTTFNVEGWGKTAYLVLLGSHVTLAMSVPVFALLLIRLGLRDDRERHRRIARIAWPIWLYVSVTGVLIYLLLYPFNPPSPGG
- a CDS encoding phosphotransferase family protein; this translates as MDEQGLTEGPIEHITPLTGGTQNILVRFERGGRAFVLRRPPIHKRANSDETMRREARVLGALAGSDVPHPGLIAACPDEALIGAAFYLMEPVDGWGIGSGLPELHAGDPAIKREMGFSMARSVARLGMVDYLAVGLDGLGRPEGYLERQVSRWRHQLESYSELDGYPGPEIPGVDRVAEWLEANRPPDGPPGILHGDYHIGNVMFRHDGPELAAIVDWELATIGDPLLDLGALIIGWPDEQGRSPLGGASASSGSLDGLPSTQDLIECYGEHSTRDLVEIDWYVVLAAYRLGIILEGSHARACAGRAPKPIGDLLHATTVALFERALEFI